In Cytobacillus oceanisediminis, the following proteins share a genomic window:
- a CDS encoding YkuJ family protein translates to MSQLQGILTRLKSLQEQATGGEPMQRFFEVNGERKCQVTFHPKNETFELEVYYDKEKPKRYQFDNIDMITIEIFDLIQ, encoded by the coding sequence ATGTCACAGCTTCAAGGTATATTAACACGCTTAAAGAGCTTACAGGAACAAGCAACAGGCGGAGAGCCAATGCAAAGATTTTTTGAGGTGAATGGTGAAAGGAAATGCCAGGTAACTTTTCATCCGAAAAATGAAACATTTGAACTGGAAGTATATTACGATAAAGAAAAGCCAAAAAGATATCAATTCGACAACATTGATATGATCACGATCGAAATTTTCGATTTGATTCAATAA
- the cbpB gene encoding cyclic-di-AMP-binding protein CbpB, translating into MISLHSEEFLEFNISDFMIPSERVAHVQVGNNLEHALLVLTKSGYTAIPVLDPQYKLQGLISTPIIMDSILGLERIEFEELEQKRVEEAMNRNIPRLDAESSIQQSITLLVDHPFICIENKEGYFEGILTRRTVLDQLNKHIRRLNKR; encoded by the coding sequence ATGATCAGTCTCCATAGCGAGGAATTTTTAGAATTTAACATTAGTGATTTCATGATTCCTTCTGAACGGGTAGCACATGTTCAGGTTGGCAATAACCTGGAGCATGCACTTTTAGTGCTAACGAAAAGCGGATATACAGCAATACCTGTACTAGACCCGCAATATAAGCTGCAGGGCTTAATCAGCACACCTATAATCATGGATTCCATTCTCGGGCTAGAGCGGATCGAATTTGAGGAGCTGGAGCAAAAAAGGGTTGAAGAGGCTATGAACAGAAATATCCCGCGGCTTGATGCTGAATCTTCCATACAGCAATCGATCACGCTTTTAGTTGACCATCCCTTTATATGTATAGAAAACAAGGAAGGCTACTTTGAGGGAATACTGACTCGCAGAACAGTATTGGATCAATTAAATAAGCACATCAGACGATTAAATAAGCGTTAA
- a CDS encoding MDR family MFS transporter, with translation MPEGKRKVTKKPFVLASVMLAMFMGAIEATIVSTAMPAIVGDLGGFALYSWVFSAYLLMNAVTVLIYGKLSDLFGRKPVLTFGIIIFLIGSILCGFAESMTALIIFRLIQGFGAGAVMPIATTIVGDIYTKEERAQVQGYLSSVWGISAIMGPAIGGLLVEFVSWRYVFWVNIPLGIMAIAGLWLFLHENVERKKHQIDYAGAVLLTVSISSLMFVLVEGGTNWAWNSIEAISLLAVSVIAFILFILQEQKAAEPMMPFNIWKEKPILIANLASLTTGVMLIGISSFLPAFVQGVMERSPIVAGFTLTTMSIGWPIASAAAGKLLLKIGFRSTSVIGGVFLIAGSILFVTLTPEAGPVWAAAGSFLVGAGMGLTSTAFIVSIQSTVEWKQRGIATAANMFMRNLGNTIGAALLGGILNSQIKSYIQKNGEGIDDSLSLDSANVLLNEEARNSLNTGVKELLQNGLTVSLHSVYYAVLLFAVISFLLVIALPKHEKEIAD, from the coding sequence ATGCCGGAAGGAAAGAGAAAAGTTACGAAAAAGCCTTTTGTGCTTGCTTCAGTGATGCTTGCCATGTTTATGGGGGCTATAGAGGCAACCATTGTTTCAACTGCAATGCCTGCCATTGTTGGGGATTTAGGCGGATTTGCTTTATATAGCTGGGTGTTTTCAGCTTACCTGTTAATGAATGCTGTGACTGTTTTGATTTACGGTAAGCTTTCTGACTTATTTGGGCGGAAGCCCGTTTTGACATTCGGGATTATCATATTTTTAATTGGTTCAATTCTATGCGGTTTTGCGGAATCGATGACTGCACTGATCATTTTCCGATTAATCCAGGGGTTTGGTGCTGGAGCAGTCATGCCGATTGCAACCACCATTGTCGGGGATATTTACACAAAAGAGGAAAGGGCACAGGTCCAGGGTTATTTATCAAGCGTATGGGGAATTTCAGCCATCATGGGTCCTGCAATAGGCGGGCTTCTTGTTGAATTCGTCAGCTGGCGATATGTTTTTTGGGTTAACATTCCGCTTGGCATCATGGCTATTGCAGGCTTATGGCTTTTCCTTCATGAAAATGTGGAAAGAAAAAAGCATCAGATTGATTATGCAGGTGCTGTGCTATTAACGGTTTCCATTTCATCTCTAATGTTTGTGCTTGTAGAAGGAGGAACAAATTGGGCCTGGAATTCCATTGAGGCAATCAGCCTTTTAGCGGTTAGTGTAATTGCCTTTATTTTATTTATCCTGCAGGAACAAAAAGCTGCTGAGCCAATGATGCCTTTTAATATTTGGAAGGAAAAGCCGATTTTAATTGCTAATTTGGCTTCACTGACAACTGGTGTGATGCTGATAGGGATTTCCAGTTTTCTGCCGGCATTTGTGCAGGGTGTCATGGAAAGATCGCCGATTGTAGCCGGCTTTACACTTACGACCATGTCGATCGGATGGCCGATAGCTTCTGCAGCTGCAGGCAAGCTTCTTCTGAAAATTGGTTTTAGAAGCACCTCTGTAATAGGAGGAGTATTTTTAATTGCAGGGAGTATTTTATTTGTCACACTCACTCCTGAAGCTGGACCTGTATGGGCGGCGGCGGGAAGCTTTTTGGTCGGGGCAGGCATGGGATTAACGAGCACTGCTTTTATTGTATCCATTCAGAGTACAGTGGAATGGAAGCAAAGGGGAATTGCCACTGCTGCCAATATGTTTATGAGAAACCTTGGCAACACGATAGGAGCAGCCTTGCTGGGCGGAATCCTGAACAGCCAGATCAAATCATATATACAGAAGAATGGTGAAGGCATAGATGACAGCCTATCTTTAGATTCAGCAAATGTACTTTTAAATGAAGAAGCGAGAAACAGCCTGAATACGGGAGTGAAGGAACTCCTGCAAAATGGTCTCACCGTTTCACTTCATTCGGTGTATTATGCAGTGCTATTATTTGCTGTTATAAGCTTCTTATTGGTAATTGCTCTCCCAAAGCATGAAAAAGAAATTGCCGATTAA
- a CDS encoding LysR family transcriptional regulator, producing the protein MSSLTEFHLLSVLAQEMNMRKAAERLFVSQPALSQRLVNIEKEWGSKLFLRSQKGLSLTPAGEIVLQFINEVLAKEEKVRESITALNSEVHGTLKIAVASIVGQNWLPQVLKKFVSRYPQAKISLITGWSSEILKSLYDDQVHIGIIRGTPDWKGIKIPLFKDSLFLVDTEITRPEQVLETDRPFIQFKSDSNYYQEIQDWWLRQFKTSPKRTIVVDQIETCKQMTFNGIGYAILPAITLNGAEKNIFKIPLLDENNLPIKRDTWLLGYESAFQLKQVQAFVELIKEHIEEEGK; encoded by the coding sequence ATGTCTTCACTTACGGAATTTCACCTTTTATCAGTGCTGGCACAGGAAATGAATATGAGGAAAGCGGCTGAACGTTTATTTGTTTCACAGCCAGCCCTTTCACAGCGTCTTGTAAATATTGAAAAGGAATGGGGCAGTAAACTATTCCTCCGCTCACAAAAGGGTTTGTCACTGACGCCCGCTGGAGAAATCGTATTACAATTCATTAATGAGGTTCTTGCGAAGGAAGAAAAGGTCAGGGAGTCAATTACAGCCTTGAATTCAGAGGTCCATGGCACCTTAAAAATAGCAGTTGCTTCAATCGTAGGGCAGAATTGGCTGCCTCAAGTTCTTAAGAAGTTTGTCAGCCGCTATCCCCAGGCAAAAATTTCTCTGATTACCGGCTGGAGCAGTGAAATATTAAAATCGCTCTATGATGATCAGGTTCATATTGGAATTATTAGAGGGACTCCGGACTGGAAGGGGATTAAAATCCCTTTATTTAAGGACAGTCTTTTTCTAGTGGATACAGAGATTACAAGGCCGGAGCAGGTCCTTGAAACAGACAGGCCGTTTATTCAGTTTAAGAGTGATTCCAACTATTATCAGGAAATTCAGGACTGGTGGCTGCGGCAGTTCAAAACGTCTCCAAAACGGACTATAGTAGTTGATCAAATTGAGACGTGCAAGCAAATGACTTTCAATGGAATAGGATATGCCATTCTTCCGGCCATTACGCTGAATGGTGCGGAGAAAAATATTTTTAAGATCCCGCTGCTGGATGAAAATAATTTGCCGATTAAGCGTGATACATGGCTGCTGGGATATGAATCCGCCTTTCAGCTCAAGCAGGTTCAGGCATTTGTTGAGTTAATTAAGGAGCATATTGAAGAAGAAGGGAAATGA
- the dapD gene encoding 2,3,4,5-tetrahydropyridine-2,6-dicarboxylate N-acetyltransferase: MKMMDANEIISFIQNSTKSTPVKVYIKGELEGIDFGASAKAFINGSTGVVFGEWSEISQAIESNQAKIEDYVIENDRRNSAIPLLDMKNIKARIEPGAIIRDQVEIGDNAVIMMGASINIGSVIGEGTMIDMNVVLGGRATVGKNCHIGAGTVLAGVIEPPSAKPVVVEDDVVIGANAVVLEGVTVGKGAVVAAGAIVIDDVPPYTVVAGTPARVIKEIDEKTKSKTEIKQELRQL; this comes from the coding sequence ATGAAAATGATGGATGCCAATGAGATTATTTCATTTATCCAGAACAGCACAAAATCAACACCTGTAAAGGTTTATATTAAAGGTGAATTAGAAGGAATCGACTTCGGAGCCTCAGCAAAGGCCTTTATAAATGGCAGCACCGGCGTTGTATTTGGTGAATGGTCTGAAATTAGCCAGGCGATTGAATCAAACCAGGCAAAAATTGAAGATTATGTTATTGAGAATGACCGCAGAAACTCAGCGATTCCATTGCTTGATATGAAAAATATTAAAGCCCGCATTGAGCCGGGTGCAATCATCCGTGATCAGGTTGAAATCGGCGATAACGCTGTAATCATGATGGGGGCATCTATTAATATTGGTTCAGTGATCGGTGAAGGTACAATGATTGACATGAATGTTGTCCTTGGCGGAAGAGCTACAGTTGGGAAGAATTGCCATATTGGAGCAGGAACTGTATTGGCAGGAGTTATTGAGCCTCCTTCAGCAAAACCTGTTGTTGTAGAAGATGATGTAGTAATCGGAGCCAATGCAGTGGTTCTGGAAGGTGTAACTGTTGGCAAGGGAGCCGTAGTTGCTGCAGGTGCGATTGTCATTGATGATGTGCCTCCATATACTGTGGTGGCAGGAACACCAGCTCGTGTAATTAAAGAGATTGATGAAAAGACTAAGTCAAAAACAGAAATTAAGCAGGAACTTCGCCAATTATAA
- a CDS encoding N-acetyldiaminopimelate deacetylase → MVTNNPFVALRRELHKIPELGFREFKTQQFLLNYLYSLPQDSMEIKTWKTGIFVKISGRNPSRMIGYRADIDGLPIIEETGLPFKSEHSEQMHACGHDFHMSIALGLITKFIEERINDDLLFIFQPAEEGPGGAEPMLKTDIMKEWKPDMIMALHIAPEYPVGTIALREGLLFANTSELFIDLKGKGGHAAYPHNTNDMVVAACTLVSQLQSIISRNIDPLDSAVVTIGKITGGTVQNIIAEKARLEGTIRTLSPESMKKVKSRIQALVKGIEVGYECEASIDYGSMYHQVYNEETLTKEFMEFVRSSTDINVVECREAMTGEDFGYMLEEIPGFMFWLGVDSEYGLHHARLNPNEAAIEKAIELIAAFLRYKG, encoded by the coding sequence TTGGTCACAAACAATCCATTCGTTGCATTACGGCGGGAGCTGCACAAAATACCGGAGTTAGGGTTCCGTGAATTTAAAACACAGCAGTTTCTATTAAATTACCTGTATTCCCTTCCTCAGGACAGCATGGAAATTAAAACTTGGAAAACGGGTATTTTTGTGAAAATCAGCGGCAGGAATCCTTCCAGGATGATTGGGTATCGTGCTGATATAGACGGTCTTCCAATTATTGAGGAAACAGGCCTGCCGTTCAAATCCGAGCATAGTGAACAAATGCATGCCTGCGGACATGATTTTCATATGTCGATTGCACTTGGCCTAATAACAAAATTCATAGAAGAACGCATTAACGATGATTTACTGTTTATATTTCAGCCAGCTGAAGAAGGGCCTGGCGGAGCAGAACCCATGCTTAAAACTGACATAATGAAGGAATGGAAGCCGGATATGATAATGGCCCTCCATATTGCTCCAGAATATCCGGTTGGAACAATCGCATTGAGAGAAGGGTTGCTGTTTGCAAACACCTCGGAACTTTTCATTGATTTAAAAGGAAAAGGGGGACATGCAGCATATCCGCATAATACCAATGATATGGTCGTGGCAGCATGTACCCTGGTCAGCCAGCTTCAGTCCATCATTTCAAGGAACATTGATCCCTTGGACAGCGCAGTCGTTACAATCGGAAAAATCACAGGTGGCACCGTTCAAAACATTATAGCTGAAAAAGCAAGGCTTGAAGGTACCATTCGCACTCTATCTCCAGAATCAATGAAGAAAGTAAAGAGCAGAATTCAGGCACTTGTCAAAGGAATTGAAGTTGGGTATGAATGTGAAGCTTCAATCGACTACGGAAGCATGTATCACCAGGTTTACAATGAGGAAACCTTAACAAAGGAATTCATGGAGTTTGTCCGCTCCAGTACAGATATCAACGTGGTTGAATGCCGGGAAGCCATGACAGGTGAGGACTTTGGATATATGCTTGAAGAAATTCCAGGCTTCATGTTTTGGCTTGGCGTCGATTCAGAATACGGACTTCATCATGCCAGGCTGAATCCAAATGAAGCGGCAATCGAGAAAGCGATTGAATTGATTGCAGCTTTTTTAAGGTATAAAGGTTAA
- a CDS encoding mechanosensitive ion channel family protein, with the protein MENLNLSQINWEALLIDAGLILLKLAAIYFAFLIVKSAGNKIIHKSFEGIGRKERISPGRSKTLQSLAKNVFSYVLIFIFAVTILQIFGIKATAILAGAGVVGLAVGFGAQGLVSDVVTGFFILLERQIDVGDYVTTGSYSGIVEQIGLKTTQIRGFDGTLHYIPNREITSLSNHSRGNMRALVDIGISYDDNIDEAITVLQETCDKIAEENTAIVEGPNVIGVQTLGSSDVVLRIIAKTENMEQWAVERQLRKALKEALEANGIEIPFPHQVLIQKQAGPESAAG; encoded by the coding sequence ATGGAAAATCTAAATTTATCGCAAATAAATTGGGAAGCCCTGCTGATTGATGCCGGACTTATTCTATTAAAGCTTGCAGCTATCTATTTTGCCTTTTTAATCGTTAAGTCTGCGGGGAATAAAATCATACATAAAAGTTTCGAGGGAATCGGGAGGAAGGAAAGGATATCTCCGGGAAGATCGAAGACACTGCAAAGTCTTGCTAAAAACGTATTCTCTTACGTACTTATTTTTATTTTTGCTGTTACGATCTTGCAGATTTTCGGTATAAAAGCAACTGCCATTCTTGCCGGTGCCGGGGTAGTCGGATTAGCAGTCGGCTTTGGAGCTCAGGGCCTTGTCAGCGATGTAGTAACAGGATTTTTTATATTGCTGGAAAGGCAAATTGATGTCGGGGATTATGTTACAACTGGAAGCTACTCGGGAATAGTGGAGCAAATCGGATTAAAAACTACTCAAATCCGCGGTTTTGACGGAACATTGCATTATATCCCCAACCGGGAGATTACCAGTCTGAGCAATCATTCCCGAGGCAATATGCGCGCACTGGTTGATATAGGAATTTCCTATGATGACAATATTGATGAAGCTATCACAGTTCTTCAGGAAACCTGCGACAAGATCGCTGAAGAAAACACGGCGATTGTTGAAGGACCTAATGTCATTGGCGTGCAAACATTAGGCTCATCGGATGTTGTATTAAGGATTATTGCGAAGACAGAAAACATGGAACAGTGGGCTGTCGAACGGCAGCTGAGAAAAGCACTGAAGGAAGCTTTGGAAGCAAACGGAATCGAAATCCCATTCCCTCATCAGGTGCTCATTCAAAAACAGGCAGGGCCCGAAAGTGCTGCCGGATAA
- a CDS encoding ABC transporter ATP-binding protein, translated as METFKKLKQYYWPFKHYFIWSIFFLFIVTAITVVYPMILQLTIDEVVIGGNYGWIPYLALGFIAIMAVKGAATYIHQYTGDLFGITSVYELRNVLYEKLQFLPFRYYDNAKTGDLMSRLTADVEGFRFFLSFGFSELIRFVLLILISVSVMFYYSIPLAIVTLITLPFLAVVTFKFDKAVHPAFRSIRKSFGRLNTKVQENISGINTVKSLSREDFEINKFNDSNSDYKDKYLFTSDIWAKYFPLMEFLGNLSVVLLLAYGGYLVMAGSLKPGELVAFYSLVWYIMWPIMNLGFIVNLFSQSKASGERLIEILEADNEIEDIESCVKAERLLGEVEFRNVTLKYSKDDNDALSSISFHAEPGKVIGLIGSTGSGKTSLTQLMTRFYEPVEGHVIIDGVNVQEYSLQSLRRNIGFVLQESFLFSSSIKANIAFGKPDSTMEEIIEAAKRAQAHEFIMELPDKYDTVLGERGMGLSGGQKQRIAIARAICADPSILVLDDATSAVDMETEFRIQKALKEVMSDRTTFIITHRISSLKHADEILVLENGRVAERGTHEKLLKNNGPYQRIYDIQYQDRDKVLQSNAG; from the coding sequence ATGGAAACATTTAAAAAGTTAAAGCAATATTACTGGCCATTTAAACATTACTTTATCTGGTCCATATTCTTTCTGTTTATTGTGACAGCGATAACGGTTGTGTATCCAATGATCCTGCAGCTGACAATTGATGAGGTGGTCATTGGGGGGAATTATGGATGGATACCTTATTTGGCTTTAGGCTTCATTGCCATAATGGCTGTAAAAGGGGCAGCGACTTATATCCATCAGTACACCGGTGATTTGTTTGGGATCACATCGGTCTATGAACTTAGAAATGTACTTTATGAAAAGCTGCAGTTCTTGCCGTTTAGATATTATGACAATGCAAAAACAGGCGATTTAATGTCCCGGCTTACTGCAGATGTTGAGGGGTTCCGTTTTTTTCTTTCATTCGGATTTTCTGAACTCATTCGTTTTGTTTTACTGATCCTTATCAGTGTTTCTGTCATGTTTTATTATTCTATTCCGCTGGCGATTGTCACTCTTATTACGCTGCCTTTCCTGGCAGTAGTCACCTTTAAATTCGATAAAGCTGTGCATCCGGCATTCCGGAGCATCCGCAAATCCTTTGGGCGACTGAATACAAAAGTCCAGGAGAATATAAGCGGAATTAATACAGTGAAGTCATTATCACGGGAAGATTTTGAGATTAATAAATTCAATGACTCTAACAGTGACTATAAAGATAAATATCTTTTTACATCGGATATTTGGGCTAAGTATTTTCCGTTAATGGAGTTTCTGGGCAATTTAAGTGTTGTATTGCTCCTGGCTTACGGTGGTTATCTTGTTATGGCTGGCAGTCTTAAGCCAGGGGAACTTGTCGCTTTTTATAGCCTTGTCTGGTATATTATGTGGCCTATTATGAATCTTGGGTTCATCGTTAATCTATTTTCGCAGTCTAAAGCTTCCGGAGAGCGTCTCATCGAGATCCTTGAGGCAGATAATGAGATTGAGGATATAGAATCATGTGTTAAAGCAGAACGTTTGCTGGGTGAGGTGGAATTTCGCAATGTTACTCTGAAATATAGCAAGGATGATAATGACGCTTTATCCAGTATCTCTTTTCATGCTGAGCCAGGAAAGGTGATCGGGTTAATAGGCTCGACGGGATCAGGGAAAACGAGCCTAACACAGCTTATGACAAGATTTTATGAGCCGGTTGAAGGTCATGTGATTATTGATGGGGTAAATGTGCAGGAATACTCTCTTCAATCACTGAGAAGAAACATAGGCTTTGTTCTCCAGGAATCTTTTTTGTTTTCTTCTTCGATTAAAGCGAATATTGCATTTGGGAAACCTGATTCCACCATGGAGGAAATCATTGAAGCTGCCAAACGTGCACAGGCACATGAATTTATCATGGAGCTTCCTGATAAATACGATACAGTACTTGGCGAGAGGGGCATGGGGCTTTCAGGCGGCCAGAAGCAAAGGATTGCGATAGCAAGGGCCATCTGTGCAGATCCCAGCATTTTAGTTTTGGATGATGCAACAAGTGCTGTGGATATGGAAACAGAATTCAGAATACAAAAAGCTTTGAAAGAAGTAATGTCTGATCGAACTACCTTTATCATTACCCACCGGATTTCTTCCCTGAAGCATGCAGATGAAATACTTGTACTAGAGAACGGGAGAGTGGCTGAACGGGGAACACATGAAAAGCTTCTTAAAAATAATGGCCCATATCAGCGGATTTACGATATTCAATATCAGGACCGCGATAAGGTTCTCCAATCAAATGCAGGCTAG
- a CDS encoding ABC transporter ATP-binding protein, which yields MKKTKTKNDNVLNRFQYSADEVIEKPFNWKQMLRLFSYMEPYRKNLLPLSIIMVLINTAVRLIIPILIGVYTLDKALIEKDGQLLAILVSVIAVLYTISYAANYYRIKWMNKLGQSVIYDLRKHLFTHVQTLSHRFFDQRSAGSILVRIMNDINSLQELFTNGVINLLMDLIMLAGIFIILFTLSPELTLAIMVILPIMFFISTSLRRNIRRSWQNVRLKQSKLNSHLNESIQGIRITQSFTQEKENMAFFDGVNTENFESWRIASQKNAMFRPLVELTNALGTAVLIWFGAHLIQDGSISIGVFVSFAFYLGMFWEPISRLGMVYNQLLMGMASSERIFEFLDEKPIVSERNDAFHLQEIKGKIGFENVTFSYDEKRTALNGVSLEIKAGQTAALVGHTGSGKTTIANLISRFYDPSGGSVKIDGYDLKDVSLSSLRKQISVVLQDTFIFSGTIYDNIRFGRPDATDEKVVEAAKAVGAHGFIEKLSKGYETEVEERGNILSVGERQLLSFARALLADPRILILDEATASIDTETEVKIQHALKTLLKGRTAIIIAHRLSTIRESDQIFVLDHGNILEQGNHEELMNAKGEYYHLVKAQFNMLDAM from the coding sequence TTGAAAAAAACTAAAACTAAAAATGATAATGTGCTAAATAGATTTCAATACTCTGCCGACGAAGTCATTGAGAAGCCATTTAATTGGAAGCAGATGCTGCGCTTGTTCAGTTATATGGAGCCATACAGAAAAAATTTACTTCCGCTCTCTATTATTATGGTATTAATAAATACAGCAGTCAGGCTGATCATTCCCATCTTAATCGGTGTGTATACGTTAGATAAAGCTTTGATTGAAAAGGACGGCCAGCTGCTTGCCATTCTGGTTTCAGTGATTGCGGTACTCTACACCATTTCATATGCTGCAAACTATTACAGGATTAAATGGATGAATAAGCTTGGCCAAAGTGTAATTTATGATCTTCGGAAACATTTATTTACACACGTACAGACGCTTTCGCATCGTTTTTTTGATCAGCGTTCGGCAGGATCCATACTGGTAAGGATCATGAATGACATAAATTCGCTTCAGGAGCTGTTTACCAATGGAGTCATAAATCTTCTGATGGATCTGATCATGCTGGCAGGGATTTTTATTATTTTATTTACACTTAGCCCTGAACTGACTCTGGCTATAATGGTCATCCTGCCCATCATGTTTTTTATTTCCACTAGTTTGCGGAGAAATATCCGCAGATCATGGCAAAACGTCCGGTTAAAACAATCCAAATTGAATTCTCACTTAAATGAAAGCATTCAGGGGATAAGGATTACCCAGTCTTTTACACAGGAAAAAGAGAATATGGCATTCTTTGATGGTGTGAATACTGAAAATTTTGAAAGCTGGAGAATTGCATCCCAGAAAAATGCGATGTTCAGGCCGCTGGTTGAATTGACCAATGCCCTGGGTACGGCTGTACTGATTTGGTTTGGGGCACATCTGATTCAGGATGGGTCAATCTCGATCGGTGTATTTGTTTCTTTTGCTTTTTATTTAGGGATGTTCTGGGAGCCTATTTCCCGGCTTGGTATGGTTTATAACCAGCTGCTCATGGGAATGGCTTCCTCTGAAAGAATCTTTGAGTTTCTCGATGAGAAACCAATCGTATCAGAAAGGAACGATGCCTTTCATTTGCAGGAGATAAAAGGGAAGATTGGATTTGAGAATGTCACATTTTCTTATGATGAAAAAAGAACAGCCTTAAATGGGGTTTCTCTTGAGATAAAAGCAGGGCAAACCGCGGCGCTTGTCGGGCATACAGGATCGGGTAAAACGACGATAGCGAATTTAATCAGCCGTTTTTATGATCCTTCGGGAGGTTCTGTAAAAATAGATGGCTATGACTTAAAGGATGTTTCCTTATCAAGTTTGCGCAAGCAAATTAGTGTGGTGCTGCAGGATACTTTCATATTTTCTGGAACAATCTATGATAACATCCGTTTTGGCAGACCTGATGCAACTGACGAAAAAGTGGTGGAAGCAGCCAAAGCTGTTGGTGCACACGGATTTATTGAAAAACTTTCAAAGGGATACGAGACTGAAGTGGAAGAAAGAGGAAATATATTATCAGTGGGAGAGAGGCAGCTCCTCTCTTTTGCCCGTGCTTTGCTTGCAGATCCGCGCATTCTTATACTTGATGAAGCTACTGCCAGTATTGACACTGAGACAGAGGTGAAAATTCAGCATGCTTTAAAAACACTTCTGAAGGGCAGAACGGCCATTATTATTGCCCATAGGCTATCTACGATCCGTGAATCCGATCAAATCTTTGTGCTGGATCATGGAAATATATTAGAACAAGGAAATCATGAAGAATTGATGAATGCAAAAGGTGAATATTATCATTTGGTTAAAGCGCAATTCAATATGCTTGATGCAATGTGA
- a CDS encoding potassium channel family protein encodes MKKEFAVIGLGRFGGSICHALAEEGMEVMAIDVNEDRVNEFARIASHAVVGDTTDESVIKSLGIRNFDHVIVAIGDNIQASILTTLILKEVGVKKITVKAQNDYHEKVLRKIGADHVVHPERDMGRRIAHSIVSNNVLDYLELSDEHSIVEIVANEKLAGHSIIDLDIRAKYGINIVAIKRKNEIIVSPQANEKIQFDDILIVIGADVDINRFEKKVMS; translated from the coding sequence ATGAAAAAAGAATTTGCTGTTATCGGACTTGGACGTTTTGGAGGAAGCATCTGCCATGCTCTGGCTGAAGAAGGCATGGAAGTAATGGCGATTGATGTAAATGAAGACCGTGTGAACGAATTTGCGAGAATCGCTTCGCACGCAGTGGTTGGCGATACCACGGATGAATCCGTTATCAAGAGTTTGGGAATACGCAATTTTGACCATGTTATAGTGGCGATCGGCGATAATATTCAGGCCTCTATCCTGACCACTTTAATTTTAAAAGAGGTAGGAGTAAAAAAGATTACGGTTAAAGCTCAAAATGATTATCATGAAAAGGTATTGAGGAAAATAGGGGCAGATCATGTTGTTCATCCTGAAAGGGATATGGGCAGAAGGATTGCCCATAGTATCGTTTCAAATAATGTTCTGGATTATTTGGAACTATCGGATGAGCATAGTATAGTAGAAATCGTGGCTAATGAAAAACTTGCTGGCCATAGCATTATTGATCTTGATATCCGTGCAAAGTACGGAATCAACATTGTTGCAATCAAAAGAAAAAATGAAATTATCGTATCTCCGCAGGCGAATGAAAAAATACAATTTGACGACATCCTTATTGTTATTGGAGCAGACGTAGATATCAACCGTTTTGAAAAGAAAGTGATGTCTTAA